The sequence below is a genomic window from Escherichia marmotae.
GGTGAAAAAAGGAAATATTACCTGGGCCTCTTTTAACCTCAGTGAAAAAGATCTCGACGAATACTACAACCAATTCTCCAATGCCGTTCTCTGGCCGGCATTCCATTACCGACTCGATCTGGTGCAATTTCAGCGTTCAGCGTGGGAAGGCTATTTACGCGTGAATGCATTGCTGGCAGACAAATTACTGCCGCTGCTGGAAGATGATGACATTATTTGGATCCACGATTATCACTTGTTGCCATTTGCGCAGGAATTACGTAAACGCGGCGTGAACAATCGCATCGGTTTCTTCCTGCATATTCCTTTTCCGACACCGGAAATCTTTAATGCGCTACCAACTTATGACACATTGCTGGAACAGCTTTGTGATTATGATTTGCTGGGGTTTCAGACAGAAAACGATCGTCTGGCGTTCCTGGATTGCCTTTCCAACTTGACGCGGGTCACGACACGTAGCTCGCGCAATCACACGGCCTGGGGCAAAGCATTTCGTACAGAAGTTTACCCGATTGGTATTGAACCGGATGAGATTGCTAAACAGGCTGCCGGGCCGCTACCGGCAAAACTGGCGCAATTAAAAGCAGAACTGAAAAATGTGCAGAATATCTTTTCTGTCGAGCGGCTGGATTATTCCAAAGGTTTGCCAGAACGTTTTCTTGCTTATGAAGCGCTGCTGGAAAAATATCCGCAACATCATGGTAAAATTCGTTATACCCAGATCGCGCCGACCTCGCGTGGTGATGTGCAAGCGTATCAGGATATTCGTCATCAGTTGGAAAATGAAGCCGGGAGAATTAACGGTAAATATGGGCAATTAGGTTGGACGCCGCTTTATTATCTGAATCAGCATTTTGATCGTAAATTATTGATGAAAATCTTCCGCTATTCCGATGTTGGGTTAGTGACGCCGCTGCGTGATGGGATGAATCTGGTCGCAAAAGAGTATGTCGCCGCTCAGGATCCTGCAAATCCGGGCGTACTGGTACTTTCTCAGTTTGCCGGTGCGGCAAACGAACTGACGTCAGCGCTAATTGTTAACCCATACGATCGTGATGAAGTCGCGGCGGCGCTCAATCGGGCGTTGAGCATGTCGCTGGCGGAACGTATTTCCCGCCATGCAGAAATGCTGGAAGTTATTATCAAAAACGATATTAAACACTGGCAGGAGTGCTTTATCCGCGACCTAAAGCAGGTAGTACCGCGAAGCGCGGAAAGTCAGCAACGCGATAAAGTCGCTACCTTTCCAAAGCTGGCGTAAGTGGAATTAATCCCCTTTAAGTGGAACTAACAGCACATCAACCTCACTTGAGGCAATCACACTTTTCGCTGAGCAGGACGCTCGCGAAAAGAAACTGTGATTATGGTTACCGCAAATCACCAAATCGAACTTATGTCTACGGCATACTGCCAGAATATGTTCGCTTAACTCTCCGTAAGCAATAAATGTCTCTTCTACCGGATATCCCGCATCCTGAATTAATTTATCAAGAAAGTTTTGTGTTTCTTCCTGCATCACGCTGCGTAAATCTTCAAGCATCGGCGCGGCTAATTGATTGAACATTTCCGGGTCGGAAGCAAGAGTGATTAAACTTATGCGCCCATTTACCGGACGGGCGATAGAAACCGCTTTTGCTAACAGTTGCTGACTTTCTGGTGAGACAGCAACAGCAACAAGAATATTGGTATAGCTCATAACCTGCTCCTTATTCTGTGAACTTCAGGTGTTATTACAGCTTTACTCTGAATGAGGTACTGATGCAATAACAACTCAGTCAAAACAGTAAATATTAGGCTGGTTATTAGTAAGTGAGGCTAATTAATAACGTACGGTTATCACATGATTACAGATGAGGTTATAAAAACTAAAATTATCAATTCCCCTTACAGAACAAATGGATAATATTTATAGAACATTATTGTAACATACGAGATGTTCCCGGATTTATTTTCACTTGAAGAGACTCATGTTATGTAACTCTCTGTTTGAAAATAAGTTATAGGAGGTGAATATATTTATTTTATATGTAGCAGGTGGTTATTTACGGTGATTTATATTAACAGTGCGCAACATCATCATTTTATCTACCCACTTCATTTTTGAAGCCAGGCAAGCTGAAAAACTTTTTAACAGAATGAAATATGACCAAAACAAAAGTATGACTTATACATTAATGTTAAGTAATTGATTGTTTTGTGTGATCTGAGTCACACATTATCGAAAATCGCAACACCGCTCCGTTGTATGTGTGAGTGGTGACGAGTACAGTTGCGTCGAATTAGGAAAAATCTTAGATAAGTGTAAAAAACACTGTTCTCTGTAAGGGATTGTTTCATCTCTTACACTGCCTGTGTGTTTTTTCGTTGATCGCAACTATTCCATTGTTCTTTACTTTTTACCGGGATTTCCCGGCGACATCACGGGGTGCGGTGATACCGCATAATAATAAAGTTAGTTATTCTGGATGGGAATAATGCATACCTCCGAGTTGCTGAAACATATTTATGACATTAATTTGTCATATTTACTTCTTGCACAACGTCTGATCGTTCAGGACAAAGCGTCCGCCATGTTTCGTCTCGGTATTAATGAAGAAATGGCAACAACGTTAGCGACGCTGACTCTTCCTCAAATGGTTAAACTGGCAGAAACCAATCAACTGATTTGCCATTTCC
It includes:
- the otsA gene encoding alpha,alpha-trehalose-phosphate synthase, which produces MSRLVVVSNRIAPPDEHAASAGGLAVGILGALKTAGGLWFGWSGETGNEDQPLKKVKKGNITWASFNLSEKDLDEYYNQFSNAVLWPAFHYRLDLVQFQRSAWEGYLRVNALLADKLLPLLEDDDIIWIHDYHLLPFAQELRKRGVNNRIGFFLHIPFPTPEIFNALPTYDTLLEQLCDYDLLGFQTENDRLAFLDCLSNLTRVTTRSSRNHTAWGKAFRTEVYPIGIEPDEIAKQAAGPLPAKLAQLKAELKNVQNIFSVERLDYSKGLPERFLAYEALLEKYPQHHGKIRYTQIAPTSRGDVQAYQDIRHQLENEAGRINGKYGQLGWTPLYYLNQHFDRKLLMKIFRYSDVGLVTPLRDGMNLVAKEYVAAQDPANPGVLVLSQFAGAANELTSALIVNPYDRDEVAAALNRALSMSLAERISRHAEMLEVIIKNDIKHWQECFIRDLKQVVPRSAESQQRDKVATFPKLA
- the uspC gene encoding universal stress protein UspC, with protein sequence MSYTNILVAVAVSPESQQLLAKAVSIARPVNGRISLITLASDPEMFNQLAAPMLEDLRSVMQEETQNFLDKLIQDAGYPVEETFIAYGELSEHILAVCRRHKFDLVICGNHNHSFFSRASCSAKSVIASSEVDVLLVPLKGD
- the flhD gene encoding flagellar transcriptional regulator FlhD, with translation MHTSELLKHIYDINLSYLLLAQRLIVQDKASAMFRLGINEEMATTLATLTLPQMVKLAETNQLICHFRFDSHQTINQLTQDSRVDDLQQVHTGIMLSTRLLNDVNQPEEVLRKKRA